A window from Primulina eburnea isolate SZY01 chromosome 2, ASM2296580v1, whole genome shotgun sequence encodes these proteins:
- the LOC140822765 gene encoding multiprotein-bridging factor 1b, with translation MAGISQDWEPVVIRKKAPTAAARKDEKAVNAARRSGAEIETIKKSTAGTNKAASSGTSLNTRKLDEETENLSHDRVPTELKKAIMQARIDKKLTQSQLAQLINEKPQVIQEYESGKAIPNQQIISKLERALGAKLRGKK, from the exons ATGGCCGGAATCTCTCAAGATTGGGAGCCAGTAGTGATCCGGAAGAAGGCGCCTACCGCCGCCGCACGGAAAGATGAGAAAGCCGTCAACGCCGCCCGACGCTCGGGAGCTGAAATAGAAACCATCAAGAAGT CAACTGCGGGAACAAACAAGGCTGCTTCAAGCGGCACCTCTTTGAACACTAGGAAGCTTGATGAGGAAACAGAAAATTTGTCCC ATGACAGGGTTCCCACCGAATTGAAAAAGGCTATCATGCAAGCTCGAATAGATAAGAAACTGACACAGTCTCAACTTGCTCAG TTAATAAATGAGAAACCCCAAGTCATTCAGGAATATGAATCTGGGAAGGCAATCCCAAATCAGCAGATAATTTCTAAACTCGAGCGGGCTCTTGGTGCAAAACTAAGAGGAAAGAAATAA